In Bdellovibrionales bacterium, the following proteins share a genomic window:
- a CDS encoding formyl transferase, with the protein MRIAFIGCVEFSECALSMVYDLDDVEVVGVITKTQSKFNSDFRDLSPIAQARGTPVFFADKAKSGEMEEFLKKTGPTVIYCFGWSHLLDLEILILPPLGVVGFHPACLPQNRGRHPLVWALSLGLSQTASTFFFMDQGADSGDILSQHLIPIFDSDTAADLYSRVTEVALTQIAEFTPRLRSGDFERIVQDNSQANSWRKRNERDGEIDWRMSCRSIYNLTRALSRPYIGAHIIFNGKMVRIWRVQIVGETIAGNIEPGKVLNTHNNEIVVKCADGGIRIVAHEFEHMPLVGSYL; encoded by the coding sequence GTGAGGATAGCATTTATAGGATGCGTGGAGTTTAGTGAGTGCGCCCTTTCGATGGTTTATGACCTAGATGACGTAGAGGTAGTCGGTGTAATCACCAAGACTCAGTCAAAATTTAATTCTGATTTTCGAGATCTATCTCCTATTGCACAGGCGAGAGGGACCCCCGTTTTTTTTGCTGACAAGGCAAAATCGGGTGAGATGGAGGAGTTTCTCAAGAAAACGGGGCCCACGGTAATTTACTGTTTTGGCTGGAGCCATTTGTTGGATTTGGAAATTTTAATTTTACCACCGCTGGGTGTGGTGGGATTCCATCCTGCTTGTCTGCCACAAAATCGTGGTAGACACCCTCTCGTGTGGGCTCTTTCGTTGGGATTAAGTCAGACGGCTTCGACATTTTTTTTCATGGATCAAGGTGCCGACTCCGGTGATATCTTAAGTCAACATTTGATTCCCATTTTTGACAGCGATACTGCAGCTGACTTGTATTCACGCGTGACCGAAGTAGCATTGACTCAAATCGCTGAGTTTACCCCAAGACTTCGATCGGGAGATTTCGAGCGTATTGTGCAGGATAATTCTCAAGCGAATTCTTGGCGAAAGAGAAACGAGAGAGATGGTGAAATTGATTGGAGGATGAGTTGTCGGTCAATCTACAATTTGACTCGAGCGTTGAGTCGTCCATACATTGGGGCTCATATCATTTTCAATGGCAAGATGGTTCGAATCTGGAGAGTTCAAATCGTGGGGGAGACAATCGCAGGAAACATTGAACCCGGAAAAGTATTAAATACTCATAACAATGAAATCGTTGTAAAGTGCGCCGATGGCGGTATCAGGATTGTTGCACATGAGTTTGAACACATG
- the neuC gene encoding UDP-N-acetylglucosamine 2-epimerase (hydrolyzing) — protein sequence MAVRKICVVSGSRSEYSLLYWLLRGIEDDPDLELQFVVTGMHLSSEFGMTYREIEEDCIPIADKLEILLSGDSWSSITKSIGLGTIGFADLFKRLKPDLLVLLGDRFESLAAAQAAMVANVPIAHIHGGELTKGLVDEAIRHSITKMSQLHFVATEAYRKRVIQLGEQPDRVFNFGAPGVEAIKRSVLLSRDEVVRRIGFDLGKSSFLITYHPVTLSKGSQKKAASELFKSLDEFPDSNLIITYPNADAQGRELIEEFEKYASKNGGRVYLTPSLGRHLFLSVLQFVDVFIGNSSSGLIEVPFFQIPTVNIGERQRGRIQGESIIQCDAKNEEITAAIKKGMSVQFKGSLKDYRSPYGDGDTSRKIIEKIKTVDLKGILMKFFYDIEFSL from the coding sequence ATGGCAGTGAGAAAAATATGTGTAGTGTCGGGTTCTCGATCGGAATATAGTTTGCTTTATTGGCTGCTCAGGGGGATCGAAGATGATCCGGATCTAGAGCTTCAATTTGTTGTTACGGGGATGCATTTATCTTCTGAGTTTGGTATGACTTATCGTGAAATAGAAGAGGATTGTATTCCAATTGCGGATAAATTGGAAATCCTCCTTTCAGGGGATTCTTGGAGCTCAATTACCAAGTCTATTGGATTGGGAACAATCGGATTTGCGGACCTATTCAAGCGACTTAAGCCCGATTTACTTGTATTGCTTGGGGATAGATTTGAATCTTTGGCTGCAGCTCAAGCAGCAATGGTTGCAAACGTTCCTATAGCTCATATTCATGGTGGCGAATTGACTAAGGGACTTGTTGATGAGGCGATTAGGCATTCAATTACCAAAATGTCACAACTGCACTTTGTGGCCACAGAGGCGTATAGAAAGAGGGTGATTCAGTTAGGAGAGCAGCCCGACCGCGTTTTTAACTTCGGTGCACCAGGTGTAGAGGCTATTAAGCGATCGGTTTTGCTGTCAAGGGATGAAGTCGTCAGAAGAATTGGATTTGATTTAGGAAAATCCAGTTTCCTTATTACCTATCATCCAGTCACACTGAGTAAAGGCTCCCAAAAAAAGGCGGCTTCGGAGTTATTTAAGTCATTGGATGAGTTTCCTGATTCAAACCTAATAATCACTTATCCCAACGCTGATGCGCAAGGAAGAGAGCTAATAGAGGAATTCGAAAAATATGCTAGCAAGAATGGTGGTAGGGTTTATTTGACCCCGTCTTTGGGACGGCATCTTTTTTTGAGTGTTCTCCAGTTCGTGGATGTCTTTATTGGCAATTCATCAAGTGGTTTGATTGAGGTTCCTTTTTTTCAAATTCCAACTGTAAATATTGGAGAAAGGCAGCGGGGACGAATTCAGGGAGAAAGCATTATTCAATGTGATGCAAAAAATGAAGAAATCACTGCTGCTATAAAAAAGGGAATGAGTGTTCAGTTTAAAGGGAGCTTAAAGGATTACAGAAGTCCCTATGGCGACGGCGATACAAGCAGAAAAATCATCGAGAAAATTAAGACTGTTGATCTAAAGGGGATTTTGATGAAATTCTTTTATGATATCGAGTTTAGTTTGTGA
- a CDS encoding nucleotidyltransferase family protein, producing the protein MTSVKDWKAAMLSPSMTILDALRVIDRSSIQIGFVVDSDYRLMGTVTDGDVRRSLIKGATLAQPVSNIMHSRPIAAGVRIKTAGLMALMKEKEVRCLPILTDDGKIQDVVFMDDLLVNGFQESWVVLMAGGFGTRLSPLTDSCPKPLIKVGGKPMLETTIKQFSKSGFRRFFVSVNYRADMIRDYFGDGSRWNVSIEYLHEKQPLGTAGSLSLLPELPPGPLIVMNGDVLTNLDFGSLLEFHDAQKAIATMAVRKYEVQVPYGVVRVEDDFITEMSEKPTKSFFVNAGIYVLSSDAVGMVAKDEYLDMPTLFHQFIDRKVKTAAYPIRGYWADIGRHEELRRVNSDFEGVFDYQS; encoded by the coding sequence ATGACATCGGTTAAAGATTGGAAGGCGGCAATGTTGTCTCCTTCTATGACCATTTTGGACGCGTTAAGAGTAATTGATCGCAGCTCTATTCAAATAGGGTTTGTCGTTGATTCTGATTATCGTTTGATGGGAACAGTCACCGATGGCGACGTGCGTCGCTCTTTGATTAAGGGTGCAACACTCGCCCAGCCCGTTTCTAATATTATGCACTCGCGTCCAATTGCTGCTGGCGTTCGTATTAAGACGGCCGGATTAATGGCCCTTATGAAGGAAAAGGAAGTAAGGTGTCTTCCCATTCTGACTGATGATGGAAAAATTCAGGATGTCGTTTTTATGGATGATCTATTGGTTAACGGTTTTCAAGAAAGTTGGGTCGTGCTCATGGCAGGAGGATTTGGCACGCGACTAAGTCCATTGACAGATTCCTGTCCAAAGCCACTCATTAAAGTGGGTGGCAAGCCCATGCTTGAGACTACTATTAAGCAGTTTTCAAAATCTGGCTTCAGGCGATTTTTTGTATCAGTGAATTATCGTGCTGATATGATTCGGGACTATTTTGGCGACGGTTCCCGGTGGAATGTTAGTATCGAATATTTACATGAAAAGCAGCCGCTTGGGACAGCAGGCTCTCTGTCCCTACTCCCTGAGCTTCCGCCCGGACCGCTTATAGTTATGAATGGCGACGTCCTAACTAACTTGGATTTTGGATCACTTCTTGAGTTTCACGATGCTCAGAAAGCCATAGCAACTATGGCCGTGCGCAAATACGAAGTCCAAGTGCCTTATGGCGTCGTTAGAGTCGAAGATGATTTTATTACTGAAATGAGCGAGAAACCAACAAAAAGTTTTTTTGTTAATGCTGGCATTTACGTATTGAGTTCAGACGCAGTTGGCATGGTAGCAAAGGATGAGTATTTGGACATGCCTACTTTGTTCCATCAGTTCATCGACCGAAAGGTAAAGACAGCAGCTTACCCGATTCGAGGTTACTGGGCTGATATCGGTCGACACGAGGAATTGCGGCGTGTTAATAGCGATTTTGAGGGTGTTTTCGATTACCAAAGCTAA
- a CDS encoding acetyltransferase, which translates to MVDLPVIVLGAGGHARVILSALFSMGIKVLGCVEKDDKRIGEKVHLGANIIGSESKVLKYSPKEISLVNGLGSVGVSTARRDCFVRFKDLGYSFLKVIHSKAIVDSEVVLGEGCQIAAGVVVQTGTSIGRNVILNTGSLIDHDCVIGDHCHIAPGCVISGGVVIGMNTHVGVGASIIQGVQIGRGCLLGAGAVVTKSFPDNVVILGVPAEAREAEKNK; encoded by the coding sequence ATGGTAGATCTGCCTGTCATTGTTTTGGGGGCTGGAGGTCATGCCAGGGTAATATTGAGTGCCTTGTTTTCAATGGGAATCAAGGTCCTCGGCTGTGTAGAAAAAGACGATAAACGAATTGGTGAGAAAGTGCATTTAGGGGCAAACATCATTGGCAGCGAAAGTAAGGTTTTAAAGTATTCCCCAAAAGAGATTTCCTTAGTAAATGGACTTGGCTCAGTGGGCGTAAGCACCGCAAGGCGGGATTGCTTTGTGCGCTTTAAAGATCTAGGATACTCGTTCCTCAAAGTCATACACTCAAAGGCAATTGTGGACTCAGAGGTCGTATTGGGTGAAGGCTGCCAGATTGCAGCCGGTGTTGTAGTCCAGACGGGGACAAGTATTGGGCGGAATGTGATCTTGAACACAGGTTCGCTTATCGATCACGATTGCGTGATCGGGGATCACTGCCATATTGCGCCTGGATGTGTGATATCAGGAGGTGTCGTTATCGGAATGAACACCCATGTAGGGGTGGGAGCTTCGATTATTCAAGGGGTGCAGATTGGGAGGGGATGTCTTCTTGGCGCGGGTGCTGTTGTAACTAAATCCTTCCCAGACAATGTGGTTATTTTAGGGGTGCCTGCAGAAGCTCGAGAAGCGGAGAAAAATAAATGA
- the neuB gene encoding N-acetylneuraminate synthase — protein sequence MKNCLIIAEVGVNHNGSFELAKQHVMRAAECGADVVKFQTFKAENLVTANAPKAEYQKLNLGAAGNQFEMLKALELSRQEHFLLRDICSDLDVEFLSTPFDEEALEFLVREIEVDRIKIPSGEITNAPLLVAAGRSQKPVILSTGMSHLEEVRLALGALAFGMVAPESEKPSLAVFCKILESDLGRDALARMVTVLHCTSEYPAPFSSINLNAMKTLRDEFNLPVGLSDHSQGIAVPIAAVALGALVIEKHVTLDRNLSGPDHKASLEFDEFEKMVTSIRQVSQALGEGKKVPSPEEIPNISVIRKSLVASRPIDKGEEFGWHNLSFKRPGVGVSPFRVYELIGLKSDRSYGQDELIVW from the coding sequence ATGAAAAATTGTCTGATCATTGCAGAAGTTGGGGTGAACCATAATGGGTCATTCGAATTGGCCAAGCAACACGTCATGAGAGCTGCTGAATGTGGGGCAGACGTGGTTAAATTTCAGACATTTAAGGCAGAAAACCTGGTGACGGCAAATGCGCCGAAGGCGGAATATCAAAAACTAAATTTGGGAGCTGCTGGGAACCAATTTGAAATGCTGAAAGCTCTTGAATTGTCTCGTCAAGAGCACTTTTTGTTGCGTGATATTTGTTCCGATTTAGATGTTGAATTTTTGTCGACGCCTTTTGACGAAGAGGCACTTGAGTTCTTAGTGCGCGAAATTGAAGTCGATCGCATTAAGATTCCCTCGGGCGAGATCACAAATGCTCCATTGCTTGTGGCTGCCGGGAGGAGCCAGAAACCAGTTATCCTATCTACCGGTATGAGTCATCTTGAAGAAGTAAGATTGGCCTTGGGAGCTCTTGCTTTTGGGATGGTGGCGCCGGAGAGTGAGAAACCATCACTGGCTGTGTTCTGCAAAATTTTAGAATCTGATTTAGGTCGGGATGCCTTGGCTCGTATGGTAACTGTGCTTCATTGCACTTCGGAGTATCCAGCGCCATTTTCTTCTATTAATCTGAACGCAATGAAAACCCTTCGAGATGAGTTCAACTTGCCCGTGGGACTGTCTGATCATTCTCAGGGGATTGCTGTCCCTATTGCGGCAGTAGCTCTTGGTGCTTTGGTCATTGAAAAGCATGTGACTTTAGATAGAAATCTCTCGGGACCCGATCATAAAGCATCTCTTGAATTTGATGAATTCGAAAAAATGGTGACGTCCATACGACAGGTGAGTCAAGCATTGGGAGAGGGCAAAAAGGTGCCAAGCCCTGAAGAGATACCAAACATCTCAGTTATTCGTAAGAGCCTAGTGGCCTCTCGACCCATTGACAAAGGCGAGGAGTTTGGATGGCATAACCTGAGTTTCAAGCGCCCAGGTGTGGGGGTGTCACCGTTTCGTGTTTATGAGTTAATTGGTTTGAAGTCAGATCGTAGCTACGGACAAGATGAGTTGATTGTATGGTAG
- a CDS encoding LegC family aminotransferase, giving the protein MEKQKHHYEVIDGIVDTLVSLFPSGAGLHEPWFCGDEIELVSECIRSTFVSSVGEFVDRFEKAVRDYTGSAYAVAVVNGTSALHVSLLLAGIEENDEVLIPALTFVATANAVLYCRAIPHFVDSDSEAFGIDLQKLESYLSDIGQVRGDRCWNRKTNRPIRAIVPMHTFGHSVDLTCLLELADRWKLVVVEDAAESLGSFYKDRHTGTWGKLGAISFNGNKIITAGGGGVILTQERELAQRARHLTTTAKKPHPWEFIHDEMGFNNRMPNINAALACAQIKQLPLFLDAKRKLAEKYGRAFGGVPGVRFVREPSFGRSNYWLNSIQLNDNLSYLRDVIIDKCHANRIMVRPAWNLLPELKFLDEYPKMPLETANQVRGAIICLPSSAFLYNRLASKD; this is encoded by the coding sequence ATGGAAAAACAAAAGCACCATTACGAAGTTATTGATGGAATAGTTGATACACTGGTGTCCTTGTTCCCAAGCGGAGCTGGGCTCCACGAACCATGGTTTTGTGGGGATGAAATTGAGTTGGTGAGTGAATGTATTCGATCAACTTTTGTTTCATCTGTTGGAGAATTCGTGGATCGTTTTGAAAAAGCTGTCCGGGATTACACAGGTAGCGCTTATGCTGTCGCTGTAGTGAACGGAACTAGCGCTCTTCACGTTTCATTGCTCTTGGCCGGAATTGAGGAGAATGATGAAGTATTAATCCCTGCTCTGACCTTTGTTGCGACAGCAAATGCTGTTCTTTATTGCCGGGCTATTCCTCATTTTGTTGATTCCGACTCAGAGGCTTTTGGAATTGATCTGCAGAAATTGGAATCCTATCTTTCAGATATTGGCCAAGTGAGGGGTGATAGATGCTGGAATCGAAAAACTAACCGTCCAATTAGAGCGATCGTTCCTATGCACACATTTGGTCATTCAGTGGACTTAACATGCCTGCTTGAGCTCGCTGACCGTTGGAAGCTAGTGGTCGTTGAGGATGCGGCTGAGTCTCTTGGCTCGTTTTACAAAGATCGCCATACAGGCACTTGGGGAAAGCTGGGAGCCATCAGTTTTAATGGTAATAAGATTATTACAGCGGGAGGAGGTGGCGTTATTCTCACTCAGGAAAGGGAGCTGGCGCAACGGGCTCGTCATTTGACAACCACAGCCAAGAAACCTCATCCTTGGGAATTCATTCATGATGAGATGGGTTTTAATAACCGCATGCCAAACATTAATGCCGCGCTCGCCTGCGCTCAGATCAAGCAATTGCCACTTTTTTTGGACGCCAAACGAAAACTGGCGGAAAAGTATGGGAGGGCATTTGGTGGGGTGCCTGGGGTTCGGTTTGTTAGAGAGCCAAGTTTTGGAAGAAGTAATTATTGGCTCAACTCTATTCAGCTGAATGACAATTTATCGTACTTGAGGGACGTAATTATCGATAAGTGTCATGCAAACCGGATAATGGTGCGTCCCGCTTGGAATCTATTGCCAGAACTAAAATTTTTGGATGAATATCCTAAGATGCCATTGGAAACGGCCAACCAAGTTAGGGGAGCGATCATTTGTTTGCCGAGTAGCGCTTTTCTTTACAATCGGTTAGCCAGTAAGGACTAA
- the hisH gene encoding imidazole glycerol phosphate synthase subunit HisH — protein MSKQVTVVDYGLGNLFSVRRAFESQGAEVRFASNPDEILQSERLVLPGVGAFNNGMNGLISLELVEPLKQYAAQGKPFLGICLGMQMMFERSLEFGRFEGLAIIKGEVRKIMNQDSNGRTLKIPHIGWNSLLPNDDGRTWENSILSGLDRGTSAYFLHSYSAFVLNPSEVMSYAVYGGHKIVAAVGIGKVYGCQFHPERSGPAGLKMINNFLSL, from the coding sequence GTGAGCAAGCAAGTAACCGTAGTAGATTATGGATTGGGAAATCTATTCAGTGTGAGACGAGCGTTCGAGTCTCAAGGGGCTGAAGTTAGGTTTGCAAGCAATCCGGATGAAATACTTCAGTCTGAGCGTTTGGTTTTACCAGGAGTGGGGGCTTTTAACAATGGAATGAATGGATTGATCAGCCTTGAATTGGTTGAACCATTAAAGCAATATGCCGCTCAAGGTAAGCCATTTTTGGGAATTTGCTTGGGCATGCAAATGATGTTCGAACGATCCCTCGAGTTTGGTAGATTTGAGGGATTGGCCATAATAAAAGGCGAAGTTCGAAAGATTATGAATCAGGATTCGAACGGCCGAACGCTTAAAATACCTCACATTGGATGGAACTCACTTTTGCCGAATGATGATGGACGGACATGGGAGAACTCAATTTTAAGTGGGCTTGATCGAGGTACTTCAGCTTACTTTTTACATTCCTATTCGGCTTTTGTTCTCAACCCGAGTGAGGTGATGTCGTATGCGGTTTACGGCGGGCATAAGATAGTCGCTGCGGTTGGTATCGGGAAGGTTTATGGATGTCAGTTTCATCCTGAACGGAGCGGTCCTGCGGGTCTCAAGATGATCAATAATTTTTTGAGCTTATGA